From the genome of Thiovibrio frasassiensis:
CATTCGGGGTGTTTGCCAGCAGCTCATCCGGCGGGAGAGCCAGCCCCGCCAAGAACGAACCCCAGCGGAAAGGAAGGGGACCAGCACCGGAGGGACACCCCCCCTGACGCCTGAAGAATCCCCCTAAAACATCCGTTTTCGCCAGAGCACAAAACCCGCCAAGCCGGTGAGTACGATGGAGATCCCGAGGACGACCCAGAAGCCCATCTGCTGATCCAGGAAGGGCACCCCCACATTCATCCCCCAGAAGCTGGAGATCATGGTCGGAGTGGAAATCAGGATGGTGATGGAGGCGAGCAGCTTCATCACCTGGTTGAGATTATTGGAAATGACCGAGGTGAAGGCATCCATCATGCCGCTCAATATATCGGAATACATCTGGACCATCTCCAGGGCCTGACGGTTTTCGATGATGGCATCCTCGAGAATATCCTCATCCTCTTCGTACTGCGGCAACAAGTGCTGCAGGGCGCTGTTCTTCCTGAGTCGCATCAGCCGCTCCAGAACCAGACCGTTGGAACGTAAGGCAACCGTAAAATAGGTGAGGCCTTTTTCCATGTCGAACAGCCGGAACACCTCGGCATTATTCATCGATTTCCGCAGATGGCGCTCGATTTCATCGGTCTGCCGGTTGATCTGATGGATGAAGCGCAGATAGACCTTGGCGGTCTTGTAGAGAATCTGAAAGAGGAAGCGGGTGCGCTTGCCGGTGTTGTAATAGGCCGGTGCCCCGGGGCCAACGATATTGCCGGGCAGGATCTCGGTTTCTTCCAGGGAGACGGTAATGACCTGGTCCGGGGTCAGGATGATGCCCAACGGCAGGGTGTCGTACATGTCCGGCCCGCGCAGCATCGGGAAGTTGGTGAGCACCAGCATGCAGTTATCTTCGATTTCGATACGGGAGCGTTCTTCCGAGTCCAGTGCGGCACGGAGCAGGTCCTCCGGCACCTTGGTCGCCTCGGAAACCGTACGAATTTCATCCGGAGTCGGGTTGACCATCCGGATCCAGGATCTTGGCACCGGCCCACTGTCTGTGACGATCTGCAGCTGATGGTCAAAGCGCTTGTACACGGTAAGCATGTCAGTACGCCTCCTGTCCGGGACGGAATTGGCCCGGTCCGCGCCTCATTATTGAGGGACAGCCCAAGCCAGCTCCGGAAACATAACACTCATTGGGCGGGGTTGAAAAGAGAGGATAGGGGAAGGTGAGAAGAAAATCAAGGGTACGCACCGCCCCAAGACAATTCAATCCTGCAAGAGCTCTTTACTTGGTTTTAGAAAGCCGTGTCAATCGAAAACAGAGCGCGCGGAGGGAATGGCAGAAGCCAGAGGACTAGAACCCCTGCAGGGGACAACTATCACAGAGGGGGTTTGATTTCTTGCAATATTCCTTGGCGAGACGGACCAAGAGGGCATGGTACTCGTTAAAGAGCTGGGCCTCGGCGGGCAGCTTGCTCAGGAAGAGATCCTGAATCTCTTCATAGCCGGCGTCTTCCGCAATGAGGTCATGCCGGAGCAGGATGCGGTAGGTGTAGGCATCCACCACGAACACCGGTTTGGCCGCAGCATAGAGGGTGATGGAATCGGCGGTTTCCGGGCCGATGCCCTTGATGGCCAAAAGCTTTTCCCGAAGGGTCTGGGTCTCCTGCGCGAAAAATTCCTCAAGACTTCCGCTGTCTTCCCGGATGGCGGCAAAGAGACCCTTGATCCGTTTGGCCTTCTGATTGTAATACCCGGAAGGCCGGATCTTTTCGGCAAGCGCCTCGAGCGGCAAGGCATCCAGGGCTGCAAAGGAGAGCAACCCCTCCCGGCGCAACCCCTCGATGACCATGCTCACATTGCGCCAGCTGGTATTCTGGGTCAGAACCGCCCCCAGCATGATCTCGAAGGGGGTTTCGCCGGGCCACCAGTGCTGGGCGCCAAAATGGTCGAAAAGACGGGTATGGATTTCCTCGATCCGGTTACTCACGGTTGTTGCACCCCTAAAAATCAGTCGGAGCGCATGAAGAGGAAATAGATGGCAATGGCGATGGCCCCGATGAAGACCCCGGCCACGGGCAGCACCTTGTCCAGCTGAAGCTTGTCGCCCACCACCAGATTCTCCATGTAGCGGCTGCCGCTGAAGAGCCAGAGGCCGAAGCCCAACCCGGTCATAACCAGGGTGTTCATCGCCTGTTTGTAGAGGTTGTAACAGATAAAAGCGATGAGGGGGACCAGGAACCAGGTGTTGCTGAAAAGACCCTTGACATCCACCTCGTGCAGCTGTTGCGGGATATTGGTGCTGTTGACAAAATCGACAATCTGCCCCAGGAATTCGGTCATGGCGGTACGTCCTCCTTCTCTGCTGATTATTTCTGCAGTCGATCCGGCGCGGTGGCCTGCTTGTACACCTTGATGGCGCAGTATGAGCCGCACATGCTGCAAGCGTCACCCTTGTAGGAACTCCCCTCCTCCCGGAAACGCCGGGCCTTTTCCGGATCGATGGAAAGATCGATCTGGCCTTTCCAATCCAGATTGTTGCGGCACTTGGCCATGGCGATATCCTTCTCGATGGCGCCGGGCAGCCCCTTGGCGATATCGGCGGCATGTGCGGCAATGCGGGAGGCCATGACCCCCTCGTGCACATCCTCGGCGCTGGGCAGCTTAAGATGCTCGGCCGGGGTGACATAGCAGAGAAAGTCGGCGCCAGCCGCCCCGGCAATGGCGCCGCCGATGGCGCCGGTGATATGGTCGTAGCCCGGAGCAATATCCGTAACCAGAGGACCCAACACATAAAAAGGCGCCCCGTGGCAGAGCTGTTTCTGGAGGAGGATATTGGCCTGAATCTGGTTTAAGGGCATATGGCCCGGCCCTTCAACCATCACCTGCACCCCGGCCTCCCAAGCACGCTGGGTCAGTTCACCGAGATGGATCAGCTCCTGGATCTGGCCCCGGTCGGTGGCGTCCGCCAGGCAACCGGGACGGATGCCGTCGCCCAGGCTCAGGGTGACCTCGTGCTCCTTGAGGAGAGCCAGCAGCTCGTCAAAATGTTCGTACATGGGGTTTTCTTTGTTGTTGAAGCTCATCCACTCGATGGTAAAGGAGCCGCCCCGGCTGACCACGCCCATGAGCCGCTTGTGGTTGCGGACCCGGTCCATGGTGGAGCGGGTGATGCCGGAATGGATGGTCATGAAATCGACCCCGTCCTTGGCCTGCTGCTCAATGCCCTTGAACATCTGGGCAACGGTGACCTCACCGATCTTCTTCTTCTGCTTCTCCACCACCTCGGCAATGGACTGATAAATGGGCACGGTACCCAAGGGAATGGGACAGCTCTTCAGGATCTCCTGCCGGATGGCGTCCAACTCGCCGCCCATGGAAAGGTCCATCACCGTGTCGGCTCCGGCCTTGAGGCAGACGCAGAGCTTCTGCAGCTCCTGACTCACCTCGGGATAATCCTTGGAAGAGCCGATATTGGCGTTGACCTTGGTGGACAAACCCTTGCCCACCGCCATGATCCGGTCAAACTGGTGGTTCTTGTTCTTGGGGATGCAGATCGTCCCCGCGGCCACCCCCTGCATCAGGGCCTGAACCGTAACATTCTCGTTGGCGGCACAATTTTCAAAAAGAGGGGTAACCGTGCCCCTGATCGCATCTTCTCGAATACTCATCACAGATTCTCCGATAACCGGCGGCTGGGCCGCAGGGTGTTATTAACAGTAAGCCGTGATGGCCAGACAGGGTCGTCATCTGGATGGCCACCAAACGGAATAAAGAGCCGGCGCAATGTTAACGGCGACAAAAAGGTCACACAAACACAGCGTAACGACTCCTACAATTAAAGGAAATTCAAGACGCAAAAACATACCAGCGCCCCTTGGAGAATGCAATGTAAATGTATGGGAAAGGGGGGAGCAAAAACCTATAACACCCCGTGTTCATGGAGAATTTTGATCCCGATGGCCAGCAGAACCAGTCCGCCTACGATCTCTGCCCGGGAGCCCAAGCGCGAAGCCCCGCCCAGCAGACAGCCCAGCCGCAGGCCAAGGGCGGTGAGTCCCGAGGCAACCAGGCCGATAATCAGGGCGGGCAACCAGACGCTGATCTCCAGCACGGCAAAACTCAAACCCACGGCCAGGGAATCGATACTGGTGGCGACCGAAAGGGTAATCAACATCCGCCCCCGGGTGGGATCCGTGCCCGCCCCCTCCTCCTTCACCTCCCGGATCGCCTCCCAGATCATCTTCAACCCCACAAAGGCAAGGAGCACAAAGGCGAGCCAGTGGGCATACGCTTCGATGAACGAGCGGACCGTAAGGCCGCCGAGCCAGCCGAGGACATTCATCCCGGCCTGGAAAAAACCGAAATGGAAGGCCAAGCGGAAGAGCTGCCGGGAATTGACCTGACAGAGGCTGACTCCGGCGGCCAGGGCCACGGCAAAAGCGTCCACGGCCAAAGCCACGGCGATGAGCAGGATTGTGGTAAATTCCATGGAAGAGGCTGCTTGGAGATGATTATGGAGGAAATGATTCAGGGTCTGGTGGCATATTGACCATTTTTCCCTTGGCCTGGCAAGAAAAAAGCCCCCGCCCGGTGAGGGCAACTGGATCTAAGCGGGCCCCGGTTCCCCGCTCTCGACGGGGAGGCTCGGATCCCTGGCCCACTCGTTCCAGGAGGCGAAGTACACCCGCAATCTGCTGAAGCCGGCGAGCTTCAGCGCCACATAGGTATTGGCCGCCCGCGACCCCTTGAAACAGAAAATAATGATGTCGCTGTCCGGGTATATCTGCTGGCTGGCACATAAGGCCCGAACTTCCTGGGCGGGACGGAAGGCCGGAATCGGTTCCCGGCTCATAAAATTGTACCATTCAATCCAGCGGGCGCCGGGAATCCGCCCCCGCCGGGGTGCAAAATCGAAACCGTACGGAGAGGAGGTCTGGCCCAACCATTCGTTGGCATCCCGGTTGTCGAGGAGAATGACCCGTGCATCGCCCAGAGCCTTGAGCACATCTTCCTTGGTGGCCATCAGGGTCGCATTGGGACGGGGGATAAACCGACTGGGAGTCGGCATCACCTCGGCAGTTTCTTCGGGCAGGCCGTCTTGCAACCAAGCCCAGAACCCCCCGTCAAGAATACCGCAATCCCGATGTCCGAGATAGCGCGCCAGCCAGTAGCCGCGACAGGAAGCACCATAGCGGGTGTCAAAACTGTCTTCGTAAAAAATCACCTTCCGCCCATGGGAAAGGCCGACCCGGGAGAAACTCGCAGCAAAGGAGTTCTGCAAAGCTGCCAACCCTTCCGGACTGCTCTCGCTTAAAAAGGAAAAGATCTCCGGCAGGTTTACCGCCCCGGGAATATGCCCCTCACCAAAGGTGTCCTGATCACGGATATCCACGAGCTGCACCGCATCTTTCTCGAGCAGCGCCTGGGTTTCGCGGATGGTGTAGAGAATTTTTTCCGTCATGGTTGCCTGTTCTTTGGTGAAAAAAAATAGCCGAACGCTTTGACTTGCGTCCCCAGTATAAAACCTTCGCCAGTGGATCGCCCGGAAAAATTCTCCGGCCACCCTCCCCTTCCCCCTTTGCCTTATCTCCCTTCTTGTCGAAACCATTTTCTTCCTCTATATTGACACGAGGAGGTAGTACAATGGCTCTTGATCCCCAGATGAAGATCTTACTTGTTGAAGATGCCGGAACCATGCGCAAGATGGAGGCCAGGATTCTCGGCCAGGTTGGTTTCACCAACATCGTCGAGGCAAAAGACGGCAACGACGCCATGGAAAAACTTACCGCCGAAAAAGACATTGCCCTGGTCATCAGCGACTGGTCCATGCCCAATTTCGACGGCTACCAGCTCCTGCAATGGATGCGCGGTCACGAATCATTCAAGAACCTCCCCTTTCTCATGGCCACAGGGCACGGAGACAAGGCCTATGTCGCCAAAGCCAAAGAGGCCGGGGCCAACGGCGTGGTCGCCAAGCCTTTTACCCCGGACGAACTGAAGGTCCTCATCGATGAGATTTTTGGCCTGAAGCAGGCAGTGGTCGCCAAAAAAGAGGAAGGCCCCAAGATGAGCGCCGAGGGCAAGGTGCATCTCAAGATGGCCCATATCCAGATCACCGACCATCTCGCCCTGGGAGTGCTTAAGCATCAGGTGGCCGCAGGCCGGAAAAACCCACAGCATTTCAGCCTGGACACCCTCTGCATGCCCGGCTGGAACCCGGTGCAGAACGCCCTGGAAAACGGGGAAGTGGATGGGGCCTTTATCCTGGCGCCCATGGCCATGGATCTCTTCAGCTACGGGGTGCCCATCAAGCTGGTACTCTTCGCCCACCGCAACGGCAGCATCTGCGTACGCAACAAGACCGGCAAATACGCCAAGCCGTACCAGCAGTTTTTTAAGCACAAGACCTTTTATATCCCCCACAAGATGTCGATCCACAACATGCTCGCCCACATGTACTTCACCCAGATGGGGTTGCGGCCCGGGGTGGCGGGCAAGGAGGCGGTCAACGTCCTCTTCGACGTGGTGCCGCCGGTGGCCATGCCGGAATTTTTAAAGGAAAACTCCGAGGCCAGCGGTTTTTTGGTGGCCGAACCCATCGGCTCACGCGCCATTACCGCAGGCATTGCCGAACGCCAATTCCTCTCCAGCGAGGTGTGGCAGGACCATCCTTGCTGCGTCGTGGTTTTCCGGGAAGAGATTCTTACCAAATACCCCGAGGCGGTGCAGGAGTTCACCACGATGCTAGTGGACTCCGGCATCTATATCCGGGACCATGTTGACGAGGCGGCGGAGATCGCCGTGGCCTTTCTCGATCCGGAGAAAAAAATCGGCCTCGAACCCGGGCTGCTCCGCAATGTCCTTTCCGATCCCCAGGGAATCACCACGGACAACCTCTATCCGGTCCTGGAAGATCTGGAGACCATCCAGGATTACATGACCTCCAAGATGGAGATCGGAAGGCGGATCAATCTGGCCGAATTTGTCGACACCCGCTTTGCCGATATCGCTTGCAAGCCTCTGCCCACAGCAGTGGGGGCAGGACAGGAAGCGGCCGCCCCCCGGGGCGCGGCCCGCAAGCTGGGCATCGACCAATCCCTTGCCTCCCGCGAGGGAAAATACCTGATCTTCACCCTGGGCAAGGAGCGTTACGGCCTCGGCATCCTCGATGTCCGGGAGATCATCGGCTTGATGACCATCCATGAGCTGCCGCAGATGCCACCCTTTTTCAAAGGGGTTATCAACCTGCGGGACAAGGTCATCCCGGTCATGGACATGCGGGGCAAATTCGGCATGGAGAGCGCGGAGTACGACAGCCGCACCTGTATTATCGTCGTAGAGGTTTCCGGCCTCACCGGCTCCCGGCTCATCGGCATCATCGTCGATGCGGTCTCCGAGGTGGTTATCATCAAGGAGCAGGAGGTGGAAGATCCCCCCAAATTCGGCAGCGCGGCGGACAGCCAGTGCCTGCTGGGCATGGCCAAACTCGCCGAAGGCGTGACCATCCTCCTGGACATTGACCGTCTCATGCATATCCAGGAGGCGGTGCTGATCGGGGAAGCGGCCTAAAAGGCTGCACCCTCATCGTATAGATCGGAAGTAGAAAAAAAGAGAGAGGGGCTGACCCAGGCCAGCAAAATCACGGGGGAGTTCCCGGCCTGTGCCGGACTAGAGGCTGAATACGGCGACGGCATCCTGATATTTATCAACAAACTCTTCAATAATCAGACGCATATTGTTTTCAAAATGCGGCACCTCAGGCAATTCCTCTTTCATGCTCTCATAGGCCAGCACGTCAAAAAAGAATTCCCCGGGACTGCCTGCATCGTATTCGGTAAGATGCACCAACTGGTCGGCCAGATAGATGATCTTGACGCCCAATCTTTTCGACTGCGCCTGCGTCATATCATGGTGCAGACCAACCGGCACCGAAACCGCCTCGGGCAAGCCCCATTTTTCCAGCAGGGCCATCCCCACCTCGGCATGGTCCGTATGCAGCAACCTCCGTTCCACGGTCAGCAGCGGTTCCTGCTCGCCGTTTTCATCCCGGCTGTAGCTCGCCACCTGCAATGGCCGATCGAGGATCACCTTGCCCACGTCATGGAGCAGACCGGCGGTATAAATAGCCGAAGTATCCCGAGCCTTGGCGTTGCGGGCAATGATATTTGCCAGAATGGCAACAGCAAAGGAATGCCGCCAGAGCTCGCCCCGGCCTAACGCATAGGCCGCCTGCGGCGACCTGAGCAACCCGACCGACGCACTGGTGATGGAGATGATCTTGACCGCATCCACCCCCATACGGACGATGATGTCCTTGACCGAGGTGATTTTTTTCATGTGGCCAAAATACGCGGAGTTGGCCATGTGCAGCATGTTGGCGGTGAGTCCCGGATCCTGCTCTATCTTTTCCGACAGCTTAGGGATGGAACAATCCGCGGCATGGGC
Proteins encoded in this window:
- a CDS encoding manganese efflux pump MntP, whose translation is MEFTTILLIAVALAVDAFAVALAAGVSLCQVNSRQLFRLAFHFGFFQAGMNVLGWLGGLTVRSFIEAYAHWLAFVLLAFVGLKMIWEAIREVKEEGAGTDPTRGRMLITLSVATSIDSLAVGLSFAVLEISVWLPALIIGLVASGLTALGLRLGCLLGGASRLGSRAEIVGGLVLLAIGIKILHEHGVL
- a CDS encoding magnesium transporter CorA family protein, translating into MLTVYKRFDHQLQIVTDSGPVPRSWIRMVNPTPDEIRTVSEATKVPEDLLRAALDSEERSRIEIEDNCMLVLTNFPMLRGPDMYDTLPLGIILTPDQVITVSLEETEILPGNIVGPGAPAYYNTGKRTRFLFQILYKTAKVYLRFIHQINRQTDEIERHLRKSMNNAEVFRLFDMEKGLTYFTVALRSNGLVLERLMRLRKNSALQHLLPQYEEDEDILEDAIIENRQALEMVQMYSDILSGMMDAFTSVISNNLNQVMKLLASITILISTPTMISSFWGMNVGVPFLDQQMGFWVVLGISIVLTGLAGFVLWRKRMF
- a CDS encoding endonuclease III domain-containing protein → MSNRIEEIHTRLFDHFGAQHWWPGETPFEIMLGAVLTQNTSWRNVSMVIEGLRREGLLSFAALDALPLEALAEKIRPSGYYNQKAKRIKGLFAAIREDSGSLEEFFAQETQTLREKLLAIKGIGPETADSITLYAAAKPVFVVDAYTYRILLRHDLIAEDAGYEEIQDLFLSKLPAEAQLFNEYHALLVRLAKEYCKKSNPLCDSCPLQGF
- a CDS encoding HDOD domain-containing protein gives rise to the protein MMDVAAEYVRDVEKIAPCPEVALDVLSMAHAADCSIPKLSEKIEQDPGLTANMLHMANSAYFGHMKKITSVKDIIVRMGVDAVKIISITSASVGLLRSPQAAYALGRGELWRHSFAVAILANIIARNAKARDTSAIYTAGLLHDVGKVILDRPLQVASYSRDENGEQEPLLTVERRLLHTDHAEVGMALLEKWGLPEAVSVPVGLHHDMTQAQSKRLGVKIIYLADQLVHLTEYDAGSPGEFFFDVLAYESMKEELPEVPHFENNMRLIIEEFVDKYQDAVAVFSL
- the thiC gene encoding phosphomethylpyrimidine synthase ThiC → MSIREDAIRGTVTPLFENCAANENVTVQALMQGVAAGTICIPKNKNHQFDRIMAVGKGLSTKVNANIGSSKDYPEVSQELQKLCVCLKAGADTVMDLSMGGELDAIRQEILKSCPIPLGTVPIYQSIAEVVEKQKKKIGEVTVAQMFKGIEQQAKDGVDFMTIHSGITRSTMDRVRNHKRLMGVVSRGGSFTIEWMSFNNKENPMYEHFDELLALLKEHEVTLSLGDGIRPGCLADATDRGQIQELIHLGELTQRAWEAGVQVMVEGPGHMPLNQIQANILLQKQLCHGAPFYVLGPLVTDIAPGYDHITGAIGGAIAGAAGADFLCYVTPAEHLKLPSAEDVHEGVMASRIAAHAADIAKGLPGAIEKDIAMAKCRNNLDWKGQIDLSIDPEKARRFREEGSSYKGDACSMCGSYCAIKVYKQATAPDRLQK
- a CDS encoding chemotaxis protein CheW, which gives rise to MALDPQMKILLVEDAGTMRKMEARILGQVGFTNIVEAKDGNDAMEKLTAEKDIALVISDWSMPNFDGYQLLQWMRGHESFKNLPFLMATGHGDKAYVAKAKEAGANGVVAKPFTPDELKVLIDEIFGLKQAVVAKKEEGPKMSAEGKVHLKMAHIQITDHLALGVLKHQVAAGRKNPQHFSLDTLCMPGWNPVQNALENGEVDGAFILAPMAMDLFSYGVPIKLVLFAHRNGSICVRNKTGKYAKPYQQFFKHKTFYIPHKMSIHNMLAHMYFTQMGLRPGVAGKEAVNVLFDVVPPVAMPEFLKENSEASGFLVAEPIGSRAITAGIAERQFLSSEVWQDHPCCVVVFREEILTKYPEAVQEFTTMLVDSGIYIRDHVDEAAEIAVAFLDPEKKIGLEPGLLRNVLSDPQGITTDNLYPVLEDLETIQDYMTSKMEIGRRINLAEFVDTRFADIACKPLPTAVGAGQEAAAPRGAARKLGIDQSLASREGKYLIFTLGKERYGLGILDVREIIGLMTIHELPQMPPFFKGVINLRDKVIPVMDMRGKFGMESAEYDSRTCIIVVEVSGLTGSRLIGIIVDAVSEVVIIKEQEVEDPPKFGSAADSQCLLGMAKLAEGVTILLDIDRLMHIQEAVLIGEAA
- a CDS encoding sulfurtransferase codes for the protein MTEKILYTIRETQALLEKDAVQLVDIRDQDTFGEGHIPGAVNLPEIFSFLSESSPEGLAALQNSFAASFSRVGLSHGRKVIFYEDSFDTRYGASCRGYWLARYLGHRDCGILDGGFWAWLQDGLPEETAEVMPTPSRFIPRPNATLMATKEDVLKALGDARVILLDNRDANEWLGQTSSPYGFDFAPRRGRIPGARWIEWYNFMSREPIPAFRPAQEVRALCASQQIYPDSDIIIFCFKGSRAANTYVALKLAGFSRLRVYFASWNEWARDPSLPVESGEPGPA